A single Deinococcus reticulitermitis DNA region contains:
- a CDS encoding MFS transporter: MLWTRPRLVTALLALLLASELVRTGFVVSALPLAGPGLGLSGAQIGVMVSAHYLADALGRGPMGLVTERWGLGRVLAAGAALGLGVLALTVLAPSPLWGAVLAALWGLCFGALWPGVMSASHAYALPGRTARALTLTNLSVAPAILAGVGLVGPLMQGCPGVGWGVLLGAQALALLLALGLWRLRLPVSEGGAPPGLGGGVWHGWARVGALLPAAFAQTLAPGLLVTLAFPLLRELGLGLPDLLGPGALAGLSFALGLLALGRVADRLHPRLALTPGLLLLALTFALAAWTGPAEVRAGGLWGLALGLGLGYSALITGWNGLVARTLPERHRAAAWGTVMAVEALGYAVGPLLGGAAWQLAGQHGVFGLGALVFVLTEAYYLWPARRLRAAGSGP, translated from the coding sequence GTGCTGTGGACCCGTCCCCGCCTCGTGACCGCGCTGCTGGCCCTGCTGCTGGCGAGCGAACTGGTGCGGACGGGCTTCGTGGTCTCGGCGCTGCCGCTCGCCGGCCCCGGCCTCGGGCTGAGTGGGGCGCAGATCGGGGTGATGGTGAGCGCGCACTACCTCGCCGACGCGCTCGGGCGCGGGCCGATGGGCCTCGTCACCGAGCGCTGGGGGCTGGGGCGGGTGCTCGCGGCGGGCGCGGCGCTGGGGCTCGGGGTGCTGGCGCTGACGGTGCTCGCTCCGTCGCCGCTGTGGGGCGCCGTGCTCGCGGCGCTGTGGGGGCTGTGTTTCGGGGCGCTGTGGCCGGGGGTGATGAGCGCTTCTCACGCCTACGCGCTGCCGGGGCGCACCGCGCGCGCGCTCACCCTGACCAACCTGAGCGTGGCGCCCGCCATCCTCGCCGGGGTGGGGCTCGTCGGGCCGCTGATGCAGGGTTGCCCCGGGGTGGGCTGGGGCGTGCTGCTCGGAGCGCAGGCGCTCGCGCTCCTGCTCGCCCTGGGGTTATGGCGGCTGCGGCTGCCCGTCAGCGAGGGGGGAGCGCCGCCCGGGCTGGGGGGCGGCGTCTGGCACGGCTGGGCGCGGGTGGGGGCGCTGCTGCCCGCCGCCTTTGCCCAGACGCTCGCGCCGGGGCTGCTCGTCACGCTGGCCTTTCCGCTGCTGCGCGAACTCGGGCTCGGGTTGCCCGATCTGCTCGGGCCGGGAGCGCTCGCGGGCCTGAGTTTCGCGCTGGGCCTCCTCGCCCTCGGACGGGTCGCGGACCGGCTGCATCCGCGTCTCGCCCTGACGCCGGGGCTGCTCCTCCTCGCGCTCACCTTCGCGCTCGCCGCCTGGACCGGTCCCGCCGAGGTGCGGGCAGGCGGGCTGTGGGGCCTCGCGCTGGGGCTGGGGCTGGGCTACAGCGCCCTGATCACCGGCTGGAACGGGCTGGTGGCGCGCACCCTCCCGGAGCGGCACCGCGCGGCGGCCTGGGGGACGGTGATGGCGGTCGAGGCGCTCGGCTACGCGGTGGGGCCACTGCTCGGGGGGGCGGCGTGGCAGCTTGCCGGGCAGCACGGCGTCTTCGGGCTCGGGGCGCTCGTCTTCGTGCTGACCGAGGCCTATTACCTCTGGCCCGCGCGCCGGCTGCGGGCGGCAGGGTCGGGGCCCTGA
- a CDS encoding PQQ-dependent sugar dehydrogenase has translation MSNTRFRAALVLGAALLLPSALAQSAPAVKFTPVASGLRGVTTLTPANDGSGRMYLTLQAGQVRVLEGGRLRAQPFLDVSRLTSAGGERGLLGLTFDPKYKQNRRLYVHYTDRNGNTVLARYLATADFSRADPASARVLFTAEQPYSNHNGGQIEFGPDGFLYLGLGDGGSGGDPQNNGQKLSSPLGKLLRFDVSGNDAKPAAGNPFIGRSGANPNIWAYGLRNPWRFSFDRQTGDLIIADVGQNAFEEVNRQPRASKGGENYGWKVREGRSCFEPASGCRTQGLTEPVLVYGRGEGQSITGGYVYRGSAIPVLKGQYVFGDFGSGTVWAARMTGNTWSKVKLGEVGGPSAFGQDEAGELYVAEYFTGRVLKLGR, from the coding sequence ATGTCCAACACCCGCTTTCGCGCGGCCCTGGTCCTCGGGGCGGCCCTGTTGCTGCCGTCGGCCCTCGCCCAGAGTGCTCCCGCCGTCAAGTTCACGCCTGTGGCAAGCGGGCTGCGGGGTGTCACCACCCTCACGCCCGCCAACGACGGCTCGGGGCGGATGTACCTCACCCTGCAAGCCGGGCAGGTGCGGGTGCTGGAGGGGGGCCGGCTGCGCGCCCAGCCCTTCCTCGACGTGAGCCGCCTGACGAGCGCCGGGGGCGAGCGCGGGCTGCTGGGGCTCACCTTCGACCCCAAATACAAGCAGAATCGCCGGCTGTACGTCCATTACACCGACCGCAACGGCAACACGGTGCTCGCCCGCTACCTCGCCACCGCCGACTTCTCGCGGGCCGACCCGGCGAGCGCGCGGGTGCTGTTTACCGCCGAGCAGCCCTACTCCAACCACAATGGCGGCCAGATCGAGTTCGGCCCCGACGGCTTCCTGTACCTGGGCCTCGGCGACGGGGGCTCGGGCGGCGACCCGCAGAACAATGGGCAGAAGCTCTCCTCGCCGCTCGGCAAGCTGCTGCGCTTCGACGTGAGCGGCAACGACGCCAAACCTGCCGCCGGCAACCCGTTCATTGGCCGTTCGGGCGCCAACCCCAACATCTGGGCGTACGGGCTGCGGAACCCCTGGCGCTTTTCCTTCGACCGCCAGACCGGCGACCTGATCATCGCCGACGTGGGCCAGAACGCTTTCGAGGAGGTCAACCGCCAGCCGCGCGCGAGCAAGGGCGGCGAGAACTACGGCTGGAAGGTCCGCGAGGGCCGCTCATGCTTCGAGCCCGCCAGCGGCTGCCGCACGCAGGGGCTCACCGAGCCGGTGCTCGTCTATGGCCGGGGCGAGGGCCAGAGCATCACCGGCGGCTACGTGTACCGGGGCAGCGCCATTCCCGTGCTGAAGGGCCAGTACGTCTTCGGCGACTTCGGCAGCGGCACCGTCTGGGCCGCGCGCATGACCGGCAACACCTGGAGCAAGGTCAAGCTCGGCGAGGTGGGCGGACCCTCGGCCTTCGGGCAGGACGAGGCCGGCGAACTGTACGTCGCGGAATACTTCACCGGGCGGGTGCTGAAGCTGGGGCGGTGA
- a CDS encoding S66 family peptidase — MPLFLRPPRLVPGSRVAALSLSSGFVTEVLDRYRAGVRQAAQEFGWEVVPAPNALRGPEYLYEHPQARADDLHWALQNPDIAGMVSIIGGDDSLRLLPFLRPELIRAHPKVLLGFSDTTVTLTQFLRAGVMAYHGPALLTDLAENGGMHPFTVESLRRAVVEEPGEYDLQPAPEWTEARQEWTAELQEVRRPFLPGDGWTWLQGETPAQGHLIGGCVEVLDMLCGTPGWPAPGLWRGAVLALETSEEVPPPAQVGYWLRNYAAQGILGGLAGLLLARPRGYTPGMTQELYGWVRRVLREAGRADLPVVANLDFGHTSPQLTLPLGEQARLDPVAGRVTVRG; from the coding sequence ATGCCCCTCTTCCTCCGCCCGCCCCGCCTCGTCCCCGGTTCCCGCGTGGCGGCGCTCAGCCTGAGCAGCGGTTTCGTGACCGAGGTACTCGACCGCTACCGCGCCGGCGTGCGCCAGGCCGCGCAGGAGTTCGGCTGGGAGGTGGTGCCCGCCCCCAACGCCCTGCGCGGCCCGGAGTATCTGTATGAGCATCCGCAGGCCCGCGCCGACGACCTGCACTGGGCGCTGCAAAACCCCGACATCGCCGGCATGGTCAGCATCATCGGCGGAGACGATTCGCTGCGGCTGCTGCCTTTCCTGCGTCCCGAACTCATCCGGGCACACCCCAAGGTGCTGCTCGGCTTTTCCGATACCACGGTGACCCTCACCCAGTTTCTGCGCGCAGGCGTGATGGCGTATCACGGCCCCGCGCTGCTCACCGACCTTGCCGAGAACGGCGGAATGCACCCCTTCACGGTGGAGTCGCTGCGGCGGGCAGTCGTTGAGGAGCCGGGCGAATATGACCTCCAACCCGCCCCCGAGTGGACCGAGGCGCGGCAGGAGTGGACCGCCGAACTTCAGGAGGTGCGCCGGCCCTTTCTTCCTGGAGACGGCTGGACCTGGCTGCAAGGCGAAACTCCGGCCCAGGGGCACCTGATCGGCGGCTGCGTCGAGGTCCTCGACATGCTGTGCGGGACGCCTGGCTGGCCGGCGCCGGGGCTGTGGCGAGGAGCTGTCCTCGCCTTGGAGACGAGCGAGGAGGTGCCGCCGCCCGCGCAGGTGGGTTACTGGCTGCGCAACTACGCGGCGCAGGGCATCCTGGGCGGGCTCGCGGGCCTCTTGCTCGCGCGGCCCCGGGGCTACACGCCCGGGATGACGCAGGAGCTTTACGGCTGGGTGCGCCGGGTGCTGCGCGAGGCGGGGCGCGCAGACCTGCCAGTGGTGGCGAATCTGGACTTCGGGCACACCAGCCCGCAACTCACCTTGCCGCTCGGGGAGCAGGCGCGGCTCGATCCGGTCGCCGGTCGGGTGACCGTGCGGGGGTGA
- a CDS encoding AbrB/MazE/SpoVT family DNA-binding domain-containing protein: protein MTHIVQAEVSADGQITLPPEIRERLQLKGQTALEFVIDGDAVILRPAEPDPWAAWLGIAPLPGGQSVDDFIRELRGKDEPTSAPGPEQRIVYLKAGEGLPEPL from the coding sequence ATGACCCACATCGTTCAGGCTGAGGTCAGCGCAGACGGTCAGATCACGCTGCCTCCCGAAATCCGCGAGCGGTTGCAGCTCAAAGGCCAGACCGCGCTTGAGTTCGTGATAGACGGTGACGCCGTCATCCTGCGCCCGGCGGAGCCTGACCCCTGGGCGGCCTGGCTGGGCATCGCCCCCCTTCCTGGCGGTCAGAGCGTAGACGATTTCATCCGCGAACTGCGGGGCAAAGATGAGCCGACGTCTGCGCCCGGGCCTGAGCAGCGCATCGTCTATCTGAAGGCCGGCGAAGGGTTGCCCGAGCCCCTGTGA
- a CDS encoding Panacea domain-containing protein, which translates to MTDLQPAYPAEKVANRLLELAARDGRLLTHMQLQKLLYFAHGLSLGLHGRRLVRNNFHAWPHGPVSPALYRKLEAFGASPVDRPLPDPQPELALDADAAEVLERTYAAYGHMDGWQLREISHLPGSPWDVANTEEPYSRIPDSLSERYYREQLREAAGEDAL; encoded by the coding sequence ATGACCGACCTCCAGCCTGCCTACCCGGCGGAAAAGGTGGCGAACCGGCTGCTCGAACTCGCGGCGCGTGACGGGCGGCTGCTGACGCATATGCAGCTTCAAAAGCTGCTGTATTTCGCGCACGGGCTCTCGCTCGGGCTGCACGGGCGGCGGCTGGTGCGCAACAACTTCCATGCCTGGCCGCACGGGCCGGTGTCGCCCGCGCTCTACCGCAAGCTCGAAGCTTTCGGGGCAAGCCCGGTGGACCGCCCGCTGCCCGATCCCCAGCCGGAGCTCGCGCTCGACGCCGACGCCGCCGAGGTGCTGGAGCGGACCTACGCCGCCTACGGCCACATGGACGGCTGGCAACTGCGCGAGATCAGCCACCTGCCCGGCTCGCCCTGGGACGTAGCGAACACCGAAGAGCCCTACAGCCGCATCCCCGACTCCCTCTCCGAGCGCTACTACCGCGAGCAACTGCGTGAGGCGGCGGGAGAGGACGCTCTGTGA
- a CDS encoding adenosylcobalamin-dependent ribonucleoside-diphosphate reductase, whose product MTSTQPRPDKTAAHFDENAQHIAKRQYLQPSDGDLSGMFWRIADWVAGAEAPEARQGWAQKYYDLMAEKRFCPGGRVLAGAGTQHGNVLNCFVQGATEHEPSSFEGVMEVARKLALVTKVGGGNGVNLDVYRPRARSSRSDNGVRGWAYMSAEHADVGDFIEGLMRPPTQPDGDKQPVAVRNWSRVVYGQAIRPELVALARASGVQIVRTLPEGVQTVPDDMGGIIDAARAVAEAAKLGLEPRIDLSSMRPEGAEIKGSGGTSSGPVSFLLEIFDNFLEWANRGGEDSGPINTLRYVYAPVLRVVRQGGTRRGAGMATISIAHPDVLDFLTAKDLDREAAEGDISTFNISILVDTQFWDTLQQGGVWPIDAQDVPGKYYLAPQPGEYGGTWPELPERAEDGAKGVPVYGGGLPARWLWDQIAQHAWSTGEPGLIFNDRVNEFSALKNLGKRYEIRSTNPCGEIPLTIGEPCDLGAINLSAYVENSTFNYEAFREDVRTCVRFLDDVLDVNVFALEDNRVASQDLRRLGLGVMGLADALIKLGLRYDSEAGRTVIYEIMSTLREEAVAESERLGQERGIYPVFQRHEAQMPHEPRRNVAVLTVAPTGTTSMLMGVSSGIEPVFSPFIWRKIGSEYRALLHPLFVELLGSYPPAKGMEQGGEWDWDKVTEAVSENHGSVVGLTFIPDALQQVFVCAHDISPADHVRMQGAVQRAFDDGGQHAANSLSKTINLPNSATVDDVKGAYEEAYRTGCKGITVYRDGSRQFQVLSTSKKKAKTEEAPAPAAPDPADLAAAEVMGEGPASPAPVEAAPVPAPALQPAAPAQNAAPVRPRYDRPARLQGVTDMVKLTDPTSGHRRSFLVTVNHLGGNPVEVMVISGRAGDEANADSEALGRVVSIALQHGVPAQALIHTLRGINGGLYGSYNGRLVGSKADLIAVALDTFQKDLGGASLPPLAGGSGELFPASAPAAAPSGVSVDGLGGERCPVCEERAVIREEGCLKCQACGYSKCG is encoded by the coding sequence ATGACCAGCACCCAGCCCCGCCCCGACAAGACCGCCGCGCACTTCGACGAGAACGCCCAGCACATCGCCAAGCGGCAGTACCTCCAGCCGAGCGACGGCGACCTGAGCGGCATGTTCTGGCGCATCGCCGACTGGGTGGCGGGAGCGGAGGCGCCCGAGGCACGTCAGGGCTGGGCCCAGAAGTACTACGACCTGATGGCGGAAAAGCGCTTCTGCCCCGGCGGACGGGTGCTCGCGGGGGCCGGGACGCAGCACGGCAACGTGCTCAACTGCTTCGTGCAGGGCGCGACCGAGCACGAGCCCAGCTCGTTTGAAGGGGTGATGGAGGTTGCCAGGAAACTCGCCCTCGTGACCAAGGTGGGCGGCGGCAACGGCGTGAACCTCGACGTGTACCGCCCGCGCGCCCGGAGCAGCCGCAGCGACAACGGCGTGCGCGGCTGGGCCTACATGAGCGCCGAGCACGCCGACGTGGGCGACTTCATTGAAGGCCTGATGCGCCCGCCCACCCAGCCCGACGGCGACAAGCAGCCGGTGGCGGTGCGCAACTGGTCACGCGTGGTCTACGGCCAGGCGATCCGCCCCGAACTCGTGGCCCTCGCCCGCGCGAGCGGCGTACAGATCGTCCGGACGCTGCCCGAAGGCGTCCAGACCGTCCCTGACGACATGGGCGGCATCATCGACGCGGCGCGCGCGGTGGCCGAGGCGGCCAAGCTCGGGCTCGAGCCGCGCATCGACCTGTCCTCCATGCGGCCCGAGGGCGCCGAGATCAAGGGGTCCGGGGGCACGAGTTCCGGCCCGGTGAGCTTCCTGCTCGAAATCTTCGACAATTTCCTCGAATGGGCCAACCGGGGCGGCGAGGACTCGGGGCCGATCAATACGCTGCGCTACGTGTACGCGCCGGTGCTGCGGGTGGTGAGGCAGGGGGGCACGAGGCGTGGCGCGGGGATGGCGACCATCTCCATCGCCCACCCCGACGTGCTCGACTTCCTGACCGCTAAGGACCTCGACCGCGAGGCCGCCGAGGGCGACATCTCGACCTTCAACATCTCGATTCTGGTGGACACGCAGTTCTGGGACACCCTCCAGCAAGGCGGCGTGTGGCCTATCGACGCGCAGGACGTGCCCGGCAAGTATTACCTCGCGCCGCAGCCGGGCGAGTACGGCGGCACCTGGCCCGAGCTGCCCGAGCGCGCCGAGGACGGGGCCAAAGGGGTGCCGGTGTACGGGGGCGGCCTTCCCGCGCGCTGGCTGTGGGACCAGATCGCGCAGCACGCTTGGAGCACCGGGGAGCCCGGACTTATCTTCAATGACAGGGTGAATGAATTCAGCGCGCTGAAGAATCTAGGAAAACGTTACGAAATTAGAAGCACGAATCCTTGCGGTGAAATTCCGCTGACTATTGGAGAACCGTGTGACTTAGGCGCTATCAATTTGTCTGCTTACGTAGAAAATAGTACCTTTAACTATGAAGCGTTCCGTGAGGACGTGCGCACCTGCGTGCGCTTCCTCGACGACGTGCTCGATGTCAACGTGTTCGCGCTCGAAGACAACCGCGTCGCCTCGCAGGACCTGCGCCGGCTGGGCCTCGGCGTGATGGGCCTCGCCGACGCGCTGATCAAACTCGGGCTGCGCTACGACTCGGAAGCGGGGCGCACGGTGATCTACGAGATCATGTCCACCCTGCGCGAGGAAGCCGTGGCCGAGAGCGAGCGCCTGGGCCAGGAGCGCGGCATCTACCCGGTCTTTCAGCGCCACGAGGCCCAGATGCCCCACGAGCCCCGGCGCAACGTCGCGGTGCTGACGGTGGCGCCGACTGGAACGACCTCGATGCTGATGGGCGTCTCTTCCGGGATCGAGCCCGTGTTCTCGCCCTTCATCTGGCGCAAGATCGGCTCAGAGTACCGCGCGCTGCTGCACCCCCTCTTCGTCGAGCTGCTCGGCAGCTACCCGCCCGCCAAGGGCATGGAGCAGGGCGGCGAGTGGGACTGGGACAAGGTGACCGAGGCCGTCTCCGAGAACCACGGCTCGGTGGTGGGCCTGACCTTCATCCCCGACGCGCTGCAACAGGTTTTCGTGTGTGCCCACGACATCAGCCCGGCGGACCACGTGCGGATGCAGGGCGCGGTGCAGCGGGCCTTCGACGACGGCGGGCAGCACGCGGCCAACAGCCTCTCGAAGACCATCAACCTCCCCAACTCGGCCACCGTGGACGACGTGAAGGGCGCCTACGAGGAGGCCTACCGCACCGGCTGCAAGGGCATCACGGTGTACCGCGACGGCTCGCGGCAGTTCCAGGTGCTCTCCACGAGCAAGAAAAAGGCCAAGACGGAGGAAGCCCCGGCGCCCGCCGCCCCGGACCCTGCCGACCTCGCCGCCGCCGAGGTCATGGGCGAGGGGCCGGCGAGCCCCGCGCCCGTCGAGGCTGCGCCCGTTCCTGCACCGGCCCTCCAGCCTGCCGCCCCCGCCCAGAACGCGGCTCCCGTCAGGCCGCGCTATGACCGCCCCGCGCGGCTCCAGGGCGTCACCGACATGGTCAAGCTGACCGATCCCACCAGCGGGCACCGCCGCTCGTTCCTCGTCACGGTCAACCACCTCGGGGGCAATCCCGTCGAGGTCATGGTGATCTCGGGGCGCGCGGGCGACGAGGCCAACGCCGACTCTGAAGCCCTCGGGCGCGTCGTGTCCATCGCGCTGCAACACGGCGTTCCCGCCCAGGCCCTCATCCACACCCTGCGCGGCATCAACGGCGGGCTCTACGGCTCCTACAACGGGCGCCTCGTCGGGTCCAAGGCCGACCTGATCGCCGTCGCCCTCGACACCTTTCAGAAAGACCTGGGCGGCGCTTCGTTGCCCCCCCTCGCCGGCGGCAGCGGTGAACTCTTCCCGGCCTCCGCTCCTGCGGCGGCGCCCAGCGGCGTCAGCGTGGACGGCCTGGGCGGCGAGCGTTGCCCGGTGTGCGAGGAGCGGGCCGTCATCCGCGAGGAAGGCTGCCTGAAGTGCCAGGCGTGCGGGTACAGCAAGTGCGGGTGA
- a CDS encoding HesA/MoeB/ThiF family protein has translation MTPPPLSRAELRRYSRPLLVPEWAEAGAQEKLRSAQVLVVGAGGLGGPVIRQLAGAGVGALTIADSDTVSLSNLHRQLLFDTGDVGRPKAEVACAAAQRVNPFVEVRAAPALTPDNAADLIAGHDLTVDATDNFDSRYLIADTCGALGREWVWGAASGVSGLCSVFGPHLGLREVFPTPEADSCDELGVLGPVPNMVGGMMALQALLVLGGVGEPLRGRLWTFDALTGRVRVIRVGSATPR, from the coding sequence ATGACCCCTCCTCCCCTGTCCCGCGCCGAATTGCGGCGCTACTCGCGGCCCCTGCTTGTGCCGGAGTGGGCCGAAGCAGGCGCGCAGGAAAAGCTCCGCTCAGCTCAGGTGCTCGTGGTCGGGGCGGGCGGCCTCGGCGGACCAGTGATCCGGCAGCTCGCGGGGGCGGGGGTGGGGGCACTGACCATCGCCGACAGCGACACGGTGTCGCTGAGCAACCTGCACCGCCAGCTGCTGTTTGACACCGGGGACGTGGGACGCCCGAAGGCCGAGGTCGCCTGCGCCGCCGCGCAGCGGGTCAATCCCTTCGTGGAGGTGCGGGCCGCGCCCGCGCTGACGCCGGACAATGCCGCTGACCTGATCGCTGGGCATGACCTGACGGTGGACGCCACCGACAACTTCGACTCGCGCTACCTGATCGCCGACACCTGCGGCGCGCTCGGGCGGGAATGGGTGTGGGGCGCGGCGAGCGGGGTGAGCGGGTTGTGCAGCGTGTTCGGGCCGCACCTCGGGCTGCGCGAGGTCTTTCCCACGCCCGAGGCCGACTCGTGCGACGAACTCGGCGTGCTCGGGCCGGTGCCGAACATGGTCGGCGGAATGATGGCGCTGCAAGCCCTGCTTGTGCTCGGGGGGGTGGGCGAGCCGCTGCGCGGGCGGCTGTGGACCTTCGACGCGCTGACGGGGCGGGTGCGGGTGATTCGGGTGGGAAGCGCTACTCCACGGTAA
- a CDS encoding type II toxin-antitoxin system VapC family toxin, whose protein sequence is MDTNIIAGIWSGTSEGRADRLSLQTMQKSGQELMVCGVVYAELAAYPGMDRGAVDAFLKATAITLDLQMPEAAWQAAADAHHAYQLRRRRSGGGTAKRVLPDFLIGAHALHRAAALMTRNPGDFKDFPALVLVEPTS, encoded by the coding sequence TTGGATACCAACATCATCGCGGGGATTTGGAGCGGCACATCGGAGGGCCGGGCGGACCGCCTGAGCCTCCAGACCATGCAGAAATCTGGACAGGAATTGATGGTGTGCGGTGTGGTTTACGCCGAACTGGCGGCCTATCCGGGCATGGACCGGGGCGCCGTAGACGCTTTCTTGAAGGCCACCGCGATCACGCTCGATTTACAGATGCCGGAAGCCGCCTGGCAAGCCGCCGCTGATGCCCACCATGCCTACCAACTCCGCCGGCGCCGCAGTGGCGGCGGTACGGCCAAGCGCGTGCTCCCTGACTTCCTGATCGGCGCACATGCCTTACACCGCGCTGCTGCCCTGATGACCCGCAATCCAGGCGACTTCAAAGACTTCCCGGCGCTCGTGCTGGTGGAGCCTACATCCTGA
- the pta gene encoding phosphate acetyltransferase, with the protein MKTIFLAPTRNGVGLTSTALGLARALERQGLRVAFLKPIAQTHERAVDDSVHFARTVAHLNTPDPIPLHVAEEKLSHDGEEDLMEGVIAVSKQAAGEGVDVLVVEGLALTERNPYATALNASLSRNLEADTVLVSSLAQSGPGELVDELEIAAQHYRRSDGSGLVGYVLNFAPQHLDFSGLMAELRTRSPLLAGGELPLLGLVSLSPELKAVRTQDIARYLDAEVINEGELGERRVLTTVITARTVPNMANLFTSGALVVTPGDREDVVMAASLSHMSGTPLAGLLYTSGSLPEPSIERLCRAALTSTLPVLRVPTNSFETATLLSRMDSRVPHDDTARMDRMLDFIADRLDIVPLGARLRRPTSEAERRMPPSAFRYELIQKARAANKRIVLPEGDEPRTVKAAIRCTEKGIARCVLLAKPERVKQVAEGQGLSLPDGLEILDPDEIRSSYVAPMVELRRSKGLTEPQALAQLEDTVVIGTMMLALGEVDGLVSGAIHTTANTVRPALQLIKTAPGASLVSSIFFMLMPEQVLVYGDAAINPNPNAEELADIAIQSADSARAFGLPVRVAMISYSTGESGSGEDVDKVKEATRLVRERRPDIVVDGPLQYDAASVLSVGRQKAPDSPVAGRATVFIFPDLNTGNTTYKAVQRSAGVVAVGPMLQGLRKPVNDLSRGALVDDIVYTVALTAIQATQVEEQTQ; encoded by the coding sequence ATGAAGACCATCTTCCTGGCCCCGACCCGCAACGGCGTGGGGCTGACCAGCACGGCCCTGGGACTGGCGCGCGCCCTGGAGCGCCAGGGGCTCCGGGTCGCCTTTCTCAAGCCTATCGCCCAGACGCACGAGCGGGCGGTGGACGACAGCGTGCATTTTGCGCGCACGGTGGCGCACCTGAACACGCCGGACCCCATCCCGCTGCACGTGGCCGAGGAAAAACTGAGCCACGACGGGGAAGAGGACCTGATGGAAGGGGTGATCGCCGTCTCCAAACAGGCCGCGGGGGAGGGCGTGGACGTGCTGGTCGTGGAGGGCCTGGCCCTCACCGAGCGCAATCCCTACGCCACGGCGCTCAACGCGAGCCTCAGCCGCAATCTGGAAGCCGACACCGTGCTCGTGAGCAGCCTCGCTCAGTCGGGACCGGGCGAACTCGTGGACGAACTCGAGATCGCCGCGCAGCACTACCGCCGCAGCGACGGCAGCGGCCTGGTCGGCTACGTGCTCAATTTTGCGCCCCAGCACCTCGACTTCAGCGGCCTGATGGCCGAGCTGCGGACCCGCAGCCCCCTGCTCGCGGGGGGGGAGTTGCCGCTGCTGGGGCTGGTGTCGCTCTCGCCGGAGTTGAAGGCGGTACGCACCCAGGATATCGCCCGTTACCTCGACGCTGAGGTCATCAACGAGGGCGAACTGGGCGAGCGGCGGGTGCTGACCACCGTGATTACCGCCCGGACTGTGCCGAACATGGCCAACCTCTTCACCTCCGGCGCCCTGGTCGTCACGCCCGGCGACCGCGAGGACGTGGTGATGGCCGCGTCGCTGAGCCACATGAGTGGCACGCCGCTGGCCGGGCTGCTCTACACGTCGGGCAGCCTGCCCGAGCCCAGCATCGAGCGCCTGTGCCGCGCCGCCCTGACGAGCACGCTGCCGGTGCTGCGCGTGCCGACCAATTCCTTCGAGACGGCCACCCTGCTCTCGCGCATGGACTCGCGGGTGCCGCACGACGACACGGCGCGCATGGACCGGATGCTCGACTTCATCGCCGACCGGCTCGACATCGTGCCGCTGGGAGCGAGGCTGCGCCGCCCCACGTCGGAAGCCGAGCGCCGGATGCCGCCCTCGGCCTTCCGCTACGAGCTGATCCAGAAAGCGCGCGCCGCGAACAAGCGCATCGTGCTGCCCGAGGGCGACGAGCCGCGCACCGTGAAGGCCGCCATCCGCTGCACCGAGAAGGGCATCGCGCGCTGCGTCCTGCTCGCCAAACCCGAGCGGGTCAAGCAGGTGGCCGAGGGCCAGGGCCTGAGCCTGCCGGACGGGCTGGAAATTCTCGATCCTGACGAGATCCGGAGCAGCTACGTCGCGCCGATGGTGGAGCTGCGCCGCAGCAAGGGTCTGACCGAGCCGCAGGCGCTCGCGCAGCTCGAAGACACCGTGGTCATCGGCACCATGATGCTCGCGCTGGGCGAGGTGGACGGGCTGGTGTCGGGGGCCATCCACACCACCGCCAACACGGTGCGCCCGGCGCTGCAACTGATCAAGACGGCGCCGGGGGCGAGCCTGGTCAGCTCGATTTTCTTCATGCTGATGCCCGAACAGGTGCTCGTATACGGCGACGCGGCCATCAACCCCAACCCGAACGCCGAGGAACTCGCCGATATCGCCATCCAGAGCGCCGACAGCGCCCGGGCCTTCGGGCTGCCGGTGCGCGTCGCCATGATCTCGTACTCGACCGGCGAGTCGGGCAGCGGCGAGGATGTGGACAAGGTCAAGGAAGCGACCCGGCTGGTGCGGGAGCGCCGCCCCGACATCGTGGTGGACGGCCCGCTGCAATACGACGCGGCGAGCGTACTCAGCGTGGGCCGGCAAAAGGCTCCCGACAGTCCGGTAGCAGGCCGCGCCACCGTGTTCATCTTCCCGGACCTCAATACCGGCAACACCACCTACAAGGCGGTGCAGCGCTCGGCGGGCGTCGTCGCCGTCGGGCCGATGCTCCAGGGCCTCAGAAAGCCGGTCAACGACCTCTCGCGCGGGGCGCTCGTCGACGACATCGTCTACACGGTCGCGCTGACGGCGATCCAGGCGACGCAGGTGGAGGAGCAGACGCAGTAG